The segment CCCAGGACCGTGCAGGCACTACTCCTTTGCTCCGGCAGCCCCCTTTAAGCGGTGCGGGGACTACATCTCCCAGCGGCCCCCGGGAACATCCTgacgcagcccccccccccccccccccgcaactaCCCAGCCCTCAGGGAGGTGCGGGCCGGGCGGGGGGAGGTGACTTGATGTCATCCTGAGCAGCTGGGCGGCGGGTGCCGGTGCGCCCAGAGCCGGGGCTCCCGCGGCGTCGCGTCGTGCTGGGTCGGGTCCCACGACTTGAGGAGAGGTCCGCGCGCTGCTCGGGTCAGCCCAGAGCGTGCCAGCCGTCCGCACCCCGACCAGGGGCTGAGCTGGGGGCATGCTCCGGCCCCTCCGGAGCCGAAGAGAGAACCCGGGAGCGCCGCCACCCAGCGCCAGCGCCCGGAGCGGAACCTCTGCGAAGGAGCCCTGATcggcggccccctccccacccgcagTCCCCTGTGGTCGGGGACGGAAGTCTGGGCTTCTGAGAAGTGAGTGTCCCCGCACCGGGAGGCAGATGAGATTTGCGGGGcaaggaaggaggaggtggggtggggaaggatgcCAGGTTTTaggagggaggggggtgtgtgGGATTAGGGACCCCATTCTTGGGGAAGTCGCTGGTGGCCTGTATTAGTGGAGCAGAAGGGGGCCCCATGCTGTTAGGGGCCAGGGATGAGGATGGGGTTTCCCCATTCTGGGTAGGGACTGGAGAGGGATTGTTTTGGAGCCTGGGGCCTTTAGGTCTAGGAGAAGGTGGGATATGCTCCTGTGGGAATGGGCTGCACCTGTATTTAGGGTCTGGGCAAAGGTAGGAGGGAATAGAAGACTGGAGCAGCCGCACACGCGGTCTTTCTGGGAAGAACTGacaggctctctctgtctctcttgctgaTGTCTCTGCCTTgacttcattttcaaaagaacCAGGGTGGGAACTCTAACTGGACTCTTCGGGAACCCCAGGACCTGAGGCCTGAGCCATCCTCCTCTCTACTCTGCTGCCCCCCAGGACTGGGCAGTTGCCGAAGGCCCTGGGGGGGGGCCCAGACTGTGGttgtgtgccccccccccgccccaggatgGGCCCAAGTTAGTCAGCCTCACCTCATTCGGCATCCTCCGGGCCCAGAGGGAACCCCAGGGGCCCCGAAGGCTTGACCCACCGCCTGGCCACCATGGAGACAAAGCTGCCCCCTGCGAgcacccccaccagcccctctTCCCCTGGGCTGTCGCCTGTGCCCCCACCCGACAAGGTGGACGGCTTCTCCCGCCGTTCCCTCCGCAGGGCCCGGCCCCGGCGCTCCCACAGCTCCTCTCAGTTCCGCTATCAGAGCAACCAGCAAGAGCTCACTCCACTGCCCCTGCTCAAAGGTGAGCCCTGCGGCTGGCTGCCAGGGTACCCGAGTCCCAGAGCGGGCAAGCGACGCTGCGGCGGGTAGTGAGAAGCAGCTGGCCACTGTGATCAGAGGGTTTAGATGGCTCCTTCTGGGCTGGGGACTCCAGCACTGGAgatgacccccacccccagcgctcCAGCCCTCTGCTGACGCATAGCCTGACTGGCCTGTCATCCTTGGAGGTGGGGCATCTGGAAGTGGCACCACCCTGGGGGGGCAGACCACGGCCGAGGGTGGGGCCCACAGTCTGGGTTCCAGGAGGCTACCGCCAGGGTCCTGGAGCAGGTGCTCAGCACAGCTCCCTGCGATCACCACGTAGGGTCCTCACCTCTGGGCCACGGGGCTCGACTGGCTGAGCCAGAGGGTACCCTGGAGATCCTCAGCACCCACCCTCCTTCTCATCTCTGGCTCTTAGAACAGAGTGCCACCTATGAAAGGGTGGCATGGTTGTTTTGGGCACCCGTGGCAAGCCCGGGCATCCAGGGTCTCTTACCTTGCTTTGAGTCAGGCCATCCTGCTCTCTGAGCCTGGGTTAGGAAGAGAAGCAGCTCCTTTATCCTGCAGGAATGGAGGGTGGGACAGGAGGCATTTGCTGTCTGCAAAGAGTGGAGGATGACACGAGCattggggctgggggcagggggaggctgcTCTATGGATTAGGAAGGTTAGTCCATGCCCAGAGCTGTGGTAACCGGCGCGCAGGCTcagccccctcccttctccccagatgTGCCAGCCTCTGAGCTGCACGAGCTGTTGAGCCGGAAGCTGGCCCAATGTGGGGTGATGTTTGACTTCTTGGACTGTGTGGCTGACCTGAAGGGGAAGGAGGTGAAGCGGGCAGCGCTCAATGAGCTGGTGGAGTGTGTGGGGAGCACCCGGGGGGTCCTCATTGAGCCTGTCTACCCTGACATCATCCGCATGGTAAGCACCTGCCTGGCTCCCGGCCTCTGGGGGAGGGCTTGGGGGACATGGAACCCTACTGACCTGCCTGTGCTCCCCTTTTTCTGCAAAGGATAACCCCATGCTCTTTGGCTTAGCTTCAGGGCCTacatcttcctcccctcctccccgcagCCCTGCTGCATCTGGCCAGTGTAGGTCCCTCGGTGCCTCCTGGGCCTGTCCCACCCTGCACTTTCACTTATGCTCTCCTGACGCCTGGCGTGCATTCCCATCGTGTCCCTTGTTGCCATGGCCTAGCTCAGGTGCAGCCTCTTCTCAGTGAAGAGAAGCGTCTCCGTGTCCAGGCTAGACACCTCCTTTTCTGCTGACTAGGATGTCCGTAGACCTTATTGCTTAACATCTTGTCAGCCCCGCTGGACTCCAGTACCCGATAGAGGGCAGGGATGTGACTTGTTTATCCCTGGGtccccagcccccaacccagGGCTTCCAtatgttcaggtcatgatcgctgAGGAGTGAATTGCTTGCCCGGGGCAGGTGCTGAGGCTCGTTAGACCTTTGGATAAGGGACCTCCTGGCTTTTCTGCCTTTGAGGGCTCTTCCTAAAAgaaccctgcccctgcccttcagATCTCAGTGAATATCTTCCGGACCCTGCCACCCAGTGAGAACCCTGAATTTGATCCTGAAGAGGATGAGCCCAACCTTGAGCCTTCCTGGCCACATCTGCAGGtatgggggctggggaaggcagggagctgaGTTTCAGTAGAGGGGGGGATGGCCTCCTAGACTGGCAGAGGGCgggtagggggaggagggaggctgttCCTGAAGTCACCTTTTTGTCTTTCCCCTCTCTCAGCTGGTATATGAGTTTTTCCTGCGTTTCTTGGAGAGCCCAGACTTCCAACCCTCTGTGGCCAAGAGATATGTGGATCAAAAGTTTGTCCTGATGGTGAAGTGGGGAGCCCAGGCCGGGTGGTGCCATGGGACAGGGGCAGGCTCTCTGAGGGGTGTGGGGATAGGATGGGAGCAACCTGGGCTTGGCCTCTcccctgacccctgaccctgGGTCCCCCAGCTCCTGGAGCTATTTGATAGTGAGGACCCCCGGGAGCGTGAGTACCTCAAGACCATCCTGCACCGGGTCTATGGCAAGTTCCTGGGGCTCCGGGCCTACATCCGCAAACAGTGCAGCCACATCTTCCTCCGGTGGGTGCCTGCTGCCTGCCCAGCTGagacctggggagggaggggagctgcaggggagaagacagaggcaAAGGCTCCCATGAGGTCAGCAGGGAAAgggtatttatttccattttacagatgaaaaaaatagagGCTGAGGGAGATGAAGCAGTTTGCAGGGACTCGGTCAGTCCCGGGAGCCTAGGAGCCTAGGATCCAAATCTTTTGATCTTTATTGTGCTGGACCATAAAGACCCAAATGAAGAGATTCTTTCTGCAAATGTGTATTGAGTAATGATGCCCACTGGGCATCAGGGGGCCCCATGGGTCTGGACAAGGGTAGGAAGGAGTTGAGATTGGCTTTGGAGCTAGGTGGCCTGTTTTGAGTTTGGTTCAAATGTTTGGGTGACTGTGGGCGAATCATTTAGGTTctcccatctctaaaatgggaatgcCAGCTACACTAACCCAGGGACAGTCATCACGATGAAACAAGGCAGTGCTTCCAAAGCACACAGCATATAGCTCCTTGACCAAGGCTGAAACATTTGTTCTTGTTGTTATTAGCTACAGAATAGGTGAGACCTGATCCCCGTCCTCCAGGAGTTGTAGTTCAATAATAATCCTGCTTATTAACTTTGGGGCGGTTGTCATCAAACTGCCGAGCCTCgatttctttatctgtttaatGGATCTAATAAACCCTATCTCTCAGGATCATTTTGAGAAGTCCATAGCACAGACTAGATGCTCTTAGTGTCTGTTATTCATTGGGTTGAAAGGCATGAAGAGTGAAGGATGCAGCCTGGGTGCCTGCTGACTGGATGGGGGGCCAGAAAATGAGAATTAGGgtctgggggagaaagagaagagttggAATGCTTCCTAGAAGAGAGATTTGAGCACCAGCGGTTGGGCTGAGGAGGGTGATTCACCTGTGGGTGTGGATCTCAGTGGGGCGTGGTTTGGGGTGTTGGGAAGGGAGCTCAGCCTCTGGGTTGGGAGACAGTTGGATTAGTGTGCAGGATGGGGTGGCAGGCAGGATAGCTGAGAAGGGGCTGGGCCTGCTCCGACCTCTCTGAGCCCTTCCgcatccttctctttctcttgcagGTTCATCTATGAACTCGAGCACTTCAATGGTGTGGCTGAGCTGCTGGAGATCTTAGGAAGGTgattctctctgggcctcagccggAGCATCAGGATTCTGGGAGGAAAGACTGAGGCCCGGTCTTCTgagccctcctcctctcttctgcccccaCCTCAGCATCATCAATGGCTTTGCGCTGCCCCTGAAGACCGAGCACAAGCAGTTCCTGGTCCGGGTCCTGATTCCCCTGCACTCTGTCAAGTCACTGTCTGTCTTTCATGCCCAGGTGAggcccaggcctggccctgcCACAGCAGAGAGATCCTGACACAGTCAGGGCAGCCATCCGGTCATCCGGGTCAGCCCAACATTTTGCTCCAGCCACACACTAAGTCCTGAACTCATGGGATCCTCCCTCCCTtaccttcttttcctttactAATTCTGTTCCGTCTACCTTGGAGAATTTCCATGACGCTTTAAGGCTGATCTCAGACATCAGCTCTGTGAAGACTTCCCAGCCCTTTCCCTCCTGACCTGCCCTAGGCAGGATTAAACTCTTCTCTTGCCACGGTCCCACAGATTGTGATACAGATTTCAATTATGGAAGCTTTTGTAAAATGTATAAGGACTGGTGTGCTGAATGTTCCTCCTGGGTGAACACGGTTATGTCCCTGCACACAGAGCACGGTGTCTGGCACATCATAGGTAGTCAGTCAATAAACGTTTAGTGACGAGAGAGTAGACACAGTAAGTGAGCAGACATCTGGCCTCCCGTCCTGGTCCCCTCCTGACCCCAgtcctccttctctccacccacccgcctcccccctcAGCTGGCATACTGTGTGGTGCAGTTCCTGGAGAAAGACGCCACCTTGACAGAGCACGTGAGTACCTCTGGGGGGGCAAGGCAGGCCCCACCCCTGCAGGTCTGACTCCTCTCTGCCTCAACTCCCACAGGTGATCCGGGGGCTGCTCAAATACTGGCCAAAAACCTGTACCCAGAAGGAGGTACGAAGAAGGGCTTTGATGCCCACCAGGGGGAGGGATCAGGAGGGCTGTTTCTGGAGGGCGGtcaaatgcgtgtgtgtgtgtggggggggagatgGGAACTGCCGTGTCCTGTGTCCCTACCTCCAGGTGATGTTTCTGGGGGAGATGGAAGAGATTCTTGATGTCATCGAGCCTTCCCAGTTTGTGAAGATCCAGGAACCCCTCTTCAAGCAGGTGGCCCGCTGTGTGTCTAGCCCCCATTTCCAGGTATGGGGTCTGAACAGGTAAGAGTGGGAGCCAGGGTAGGGACTAGGAGGGCTGGCCAGTCGAACAAACACCGCTCCCTGCGCCCTCAGTGTCTCCTCTGGACCCTCCAGGGTCTGGTGACGGGGACATGCTGGACTTCGGGTCAGGAGACCTAGGGTCAGGCTTCAGCTGTACTCCCGAGGGGCTAAGGGGTCACAGGCAATCACTGCGCCACTTGAATCTGACgaagcttcctcatctgtgaagggGACCACAGGGATCTCCTCCCCAGACGGTGATGAGGTCTGAGAACTACGTAGTGCAAACCTATTTCGTAAGCTGCAGTGTGCTCCAGAATGGGTTGTGATCCCTGCTCCCTCTTCTTAGTGGCTTTTGATTTCATCAGTCCCACTCCAGGGCACAGCCAGGCGGTTCCACTTCTCAGGCTGGCCATAACTGCTCTTTTCCTGCACGTGTGTGCAGACTGTCTCCCTCAATCTTATGAGCCTCAATCTGGTGGAAGTCAGTTCTTCTCACAGTGACTCTGGTACTTAAATTTATCAAACACCTCATTTGATGGTTACAGCAGCCCcgggtggggggagagagctATTAtgagccccattttacagatgagaaaactgaggctgagaggttAAACGCCTCACCCTAGGTCATACGTCCCATGTGTAGTGGAGCTAGGATTCAACCCTGAGCGTTGGACTCCAAACCCAGTGTTCTTTTCTCCTCACTGCGTTGCCTCCTCCAGTGGGTCAGATGAGCTGAGGCAGAGCTCCCTGGGTTTTGAGGTGGGGGTGGACACCGGGCCCTGGCACACGCAGGGAAGCCATTACCAGGCGCCCACTCTGCCACCTTGCTGCCCTGCCCCCAGGTTGCAGAGCGGGCTCTGTATTTCTGGAACAACGAGTATATCCTGAGCCTCATTGAGGACAACTGCCACACTGTGCTGCCTGCTGTGTTTGGGACCCTCTACCAAGTCTCTAAGGAACACTGGAATCAGTGAGTGCCCAGGCCTTGACCCACCCCACAGAAGCTGGTTCCAGAGTTGGCCAGTCCAGATGTGGGATGACTCCTAGCTGGAGAGGGTCAGGGATGGtaaagggggcagggagagagcagtGCCTGCGGTGTTCACGGCTGCATGCTGTCTGGGACAGGCAGAGTCCTAGAGAGGGAGGTGGCGCCTAACTGAagttcttctcttcccctcccccttcgcTGGACCCTGCTAAGAACCATCGTATCTCTGATCTACAATGTGCTCAAGACATTCATGGAGATGAATGGAAAGCTGTTTGATGAGCTCACAGCCTCCTACAAGCTAGAGAAGCAGCAGTGAGTGTCGGGCTGGGcatggggggagaggggacaaaAGCAGGAAGGAGCTAGCTCCTCGTGGTGGGAGGGAGCCTAAGAGGACGGCCCCACACCCTATCTGATCAGATGTTTAGTGTCCCTGTGTTCCTGCCAAGTGCCGGGCCATCCACGCCCAgccccccactgcctcctccagTCGTGCTCCCACGTCCTTCCAGGTATGGAGCTTCCTCCCCTTCAGCTTCACCACCGCAGACCGGGGCCAGTTTCCCAATGCCCTCTGCCCTAAGTGGAAGGTTCCCATACAGCCCCTTTACAGCGGGGGTGGTGGTAAGGGAGGCTGGACTATAGAGCGGCCCGGGTATGGGAGCTGCCTCACCCTCTCTCCCCAGGGAGCAGCAGAAGGCCCGGGAGCGTCAGGAGCTATGGCAAGGCCTGGAGGAGCTACGGCTACGCCGGTTACAGGGGACCCAAGGGGCCAAAGAGGCCCCCCTCCAGCGGCTTACACCCCAGGTGGCCACCAGTGGGGGTCAGAGCTAGAGATGCCCTAGAAGGGGAAGAGCTAAATTCGGAGCTCTCGGTCCCTCcatcccctctcctgcccagggGCCCAGAGAGACACACACCTACCCCTGGCCTTGCCAGAGCGGGCCTGGAGGGCTCCCTGCCTGGCCCGGCATGGGCAGCTTTTGCtatgggaagaggaggagagatggTGGTCCTGGCAACAGAACTCTCAGGCCTTTGTGGCAGGACTCGACCAGGGCAGGCTTGACCAGGAAGCTGCCATCAGGGACTGCACCTGCCCCGCAAAGCTGGGCTCCAGACTGCAGGCAGGTTCCCACCCCGGCTCCTGCCTAGAGCAAGGGCACTTAGCCCCTTGTCTGCCCTGCCTCGTGCCAGCACGAGGTCCTTTCTCACCCCACCATGGGATCCATGGTCTATTTATTCTCCCCAGCTCACCCCCAACACAGAGGCTGTCCTGGGCCTGGGgcattttctttccctcctctccctcaccctgtACTTCCTTGtcccctttttatttattgggcagggggaggggtgagggcatAGGCAGAAGAGATTCCCCGTGTCCTAGGGTGGGGGGGGTGTCACAGTTACCATGGtctgtcccccttcccctgcctggggGTAGACTTAATAAAGAGAGAAACTTGAGAATTGCTTGCTTTATTTAGGGATAGGGACAAAGAATGGAGTGAAATGATTGGATAGGCTGGTTACGAGgccaggcagaggcaggggagagagagaaactccccTCTTCTCTGGAGGTGACAATCACGGACTCTTAAGAGAGCTGGAGCTGTTGTCCTCAACGAGGCTCAGGATATTTGGGATATACTCCAACTCAAACCCTCTGAccaagggggaggaggaagggaagggaggggctaGTAGCGCGAGAGGCGACACATGTCACACTGGCAGGCCCTGGCCGTGAAGATCTCCAGCTCCTCCCTCCGGTCCCCCCCACACTGCAGCTGCACCTTTACCTGTGGGAGAAGGGGGTCCATGTTCCATTCGCCTTCCTTGGGCCATCTTAGATCCCCATCTCCTCtggtctctccccacccccaatcagcCACTACTGGGCTAGGCCTTCTCACCTTCTTCAGGCCACTGATGGTACAGCACTGAGAGACAGAGGTGACGTTATGTCGATAGCCACTGGCCACCAGCACAGAGTACCGGGAAGGGAAGGCGCTAGACTCACAGTGTCCCACACAAGCCTGTGCCACATGGGAGCCCTGGCAGGTGCCTTGGCGGTCACTTCGCACTGTCACGTTGAAGGCTAGAAGGAGACAGGCAAGTGGCAGACGGAGCCTCTGCAAAGCCTCGCCTAGCTCCTGTTGCGGGAACCTCAGGGGGGTCCACTGAGGGTGCTGCCTGACCTTCGGTCCAGTCCATCAGCTGTTTGCTCCCACCCAGCTTTCTGCTCCCGGGGTTACTCACGGTGCAAGTGGCAGCCTGGGATGGCCACCTGCCGACCCCAGCCTTCGGTGACTGCCAGGACCAGCAGGCAGAGGAGCAGCATTTGGGGGGATGCCATGGGTATCTGAAACACAGCGGGTAAAGAGCGGGCTCTAGATCAGCGTGCGGGTGGGAGGGGGGGCTCTTTACTGTGTGCCTCCAGGTGAATGAGCCAGGGTTGGGCCGCTCTTTCTGCTTGGGGTGAGGCAAGCCTGTGAGCGGGGCTGTCTTTTCCCTGTATCCGTCTTTGGGCgcatgtgtgtgtctgcctgGGGGTCTCTCTTGCTGGGTGGAAGTGTGAGCAGCTGTCAGCTCGCTGCAGTGATTCTCCCCTGGAATTTCTTCTACCATCGGAGCACAAACATCTGCCTCCCTCCATCTGCCCCACTCGCAGTCCCCAGGTCCTCCCCGGGCTCCTCCTGCCTCAGGAGGCTTACCACTTCCAAGGCCCAGGAACTGAGTGGCTTGCCGAGCGGGTTCCTCAGGTCCTCTGTGGGTCTCCAGACGGTGCTGGCTCTCCGGATTTTTATTTGCCAGCTTTCTGGAGCCACGCCCTCTTGGGGATCAGCTTTCATGCCTGCCTCCCTGCCAGAGGCCTTAGAGCAAATCCCACCTGGGAGATCCAGCTCTTCTCTGAGGTGCGGTCCTCAGAGAATGGCTTCTGCCGCTTTCTGCTGTCTGAGGTCCAGGGCTGGGGGAAGTGAGATGTGGAAAAAAGCCCACCAACTGGTGGAATGGGTGGCTTGTAGGTAggcagctggggagagagggctCAAGACCGGGCCGAGTTGTGGGCTGAGGGTTCTCTTCTTTGCCGTGTGACCGTGGACAGGACATTCCCCTGTTCAG is part of the Felis catus isolate Fca126 chromosome D1, F.catus_Fca126_mat1.0, whole genome shotgun sequence genome and harbors:
- the PPP2R5B gene encoding serine/threonine-protein phosphatase 2A 56 kDa regulatory subunit beta isoform isoform X2, with product METKLPPASTPTSPSSPGLSPVPPPDKVDGFSRRSLRRARPRRSHSSSQFRYQSNQQELTPLPLLKDVPASELHELLSRKLAQCGVMFDFLDCVADLKGKEVKRAALNELVECVGSTRGVLIEPVYPDIIRMISVNIFRTLPPSENPEFDPEEDEPNLEPSWPHLQLVYEFFLRFLESPDFQPSVAKRYVDQKFVLMLLELFDSEDPREREYLKTILHRVYGKFLGLRAYIRKQCSHIFLRFIYELEHFNGVAELLEILGSIINGFALPLKTEHKQFLVRVLIPLHSVKSLSVFHAQLAYCVVQFLEKDATLTEHVIRGLLKYWPKTCTQKEVMFLGEMEEILDVIEPSQFVKIQEPLFKQVARCVSSPHFQVAERALYFWNNEYILSLIEDNCHTVLPAVFGTLYQVSKEHWNQTIVSLIYNVLKTFMEMNGKLFDELTASYKLEKQQCLVSLCSCQVPGHPRPAPHCLLQSCSHVLPGSSRRPGSVRSYGKAWRSYGYAGYRGPKGPKRPPSSGLHPRWPPVGVRARDALEGEELNSELSVPPSPLLPRGPERHTPTPGLARAGLEGSLPGPAWAAFAMGRGGEMVVLATELSGLCGRTRPGQA
- the PPP2R5B gene encoding serine/threonine-protein phosphatase 2A 56 kDa regulatory subunit beta isoform isoform X4: METKLPPASTPTSPSSPGLSPVPPPDKVDGFSRRSLRRARPRRSHSSSQFRYQSNQQELTPLPLLKDVPASELHELLSRKLAQCGVMFDFLDCVADLKGKEVKRAALNELVECVGSTRGVLIEPVYPDIIRMISVNIFRTLPPSENPEFDPEEDEPNLEPSWPHLQLVYEFFLRFLESPDFQPSVAKRYVDQKFVLMLLELFDSEDPREREYLKTILHRVYGKFLGLRAYIRKQCSHIFLRFIYELEHFNGVAELLEILGSIINGFALPLKTEHKQFLVRVLIPLHSVKSLSVFHAQLAYCVVQFLEKDATLTEHVIRGLLKYWPKTCTQKEVMFLGEMEEILDVIEPSQFVKIQEPLFKQVARCVSSPHFQVAERALYFWNNEYILSLIEDNCHTVLPAVFGTLYQVSKEHWNQTIVSLIYNVLKTFMEMNGKLFDELTASYKLEKQQEQQKARERQELWQGLEELRLRRLQGTQGAKEAPLQRLTPQVATSGGQS
- the PPP2R5B gene encoding serine/threonine-protein phosphatase 2A 56 kDa regulatory subunit beta isoform isoform X3 yields the protein METKLPPASTPTSPSSPGLSPVPPPDKVDGFSRRSLRRARPRRSHSSSQFRYQSNQQELTPLPLLKDVPASELHELLSRKLAQCGVMFDFLDCVADLKGKEVKRAALNELVECVGSTRGVLIEPVYPDIIRMISVNIFRTLPPSENPEFDPEEDEPNLEPSWPHLQLVYEFFLRFLESPDFQPSVAKRYVDQKFVLMLLELFDSEDPREREYLKTILHRVYGKFLGLRAYIRKQCSHIFLRFIYELEHFNGVAELLEILGSIINGFALPLKTEHKQFLVRVLIPLHSVKSLSVFHAQLAYCVVQFLEKDATLTEHVIRGLLKYWPKTCTQKEVMFLGEMEEILDVIEPSQFVKIQEPLFKQVARCVSSPHFQVAERALYFWNNEYILSLIEDNCHTVLPAVFGTLYQVSKEHWNQTLLRTIVSLIYNVLKTFMEMNGKLFDELTASYKLEKQQEQQKARERQELWQGLEELRLRRLQGTQGAKEAPLQRLTPQVATSGGQS
- the PPP2R5B gene encoding serine/threonine-protein phosphatase 2A 56 kDa regulatory subunit beta isoform isoform X1, giving the protein METKLPPASTPTSPSSPGLSPVPPPDKVDGFSRRSLRRARPRRSHSSSQFRYQSNQQELTPLPLLKDVPASELHELLSRKLAQCGVMFDFLDCVADLKGKEVKRAALNELVECVGSTRGVLIEPVYPDIIRMISVNIFRTLPPSENPEFDPEEDEPNLEPSWPHLQLVYEFFLRFLESPDFQPSVAKRYVDQKFVLMLLELFDSEDPREREYLKTILHRVYGKFLGLRAYIRKQCSHIFLRFIYELEHFNGVAELLEILGSIINGFALPLKTEHKQFLVRVLIPLHSVKSLSVFHAQLAYCVVQFLEKDATLTEHVIRGLLKYWPKTCTQKEVMFLGEMEEILDVIEPSQFVKIQEPLFKQVARCVSSPHFQVAERALYFWNNEYILSLIEDNCHTVLPAVFGTLYQVSKEHWNQTLLRTIVSLIYNVLKTFMEMNGKLFDELTASYKLEKQQCLVSLCSCQVPGHPRPAPHCLLQSCSHVLPGSSRRPGSVRSYGKAWRSYGYAGYRGPKGPKRPPSSGLHPRWPPVGVRARDALEGEELNSELSVPPSPLLPRGPERHTPTPGLARAGLEGSLPGPAWAAFAMGRGGEMVVLATELSGLCGRTRPGQA
- the GPHA2 gene encoding glycoprotein hormone alpha-2 → MKADPQEGVAPESWQIKIRRASTVWRPTEDLRNPLGKPLSSWALEVIPMASPQMLLLCLLVLAVTEGWGRQVAIPGCHLHPFNVTVRSDRQGTCQGSHVAQACVGHCESSAFPSRYSVLVASGYRHNVTSVSQCCTISGLKKVKVQLQCGGDRREELEIFTARACQCDMCRLSRY